A stretch of the Geovibrio thiophilus genome encodes the following:
- a CDS encoding molybdopterin-dependent oxidoreductase translates to MAEIIINGNTYSFEKGESVLDVANRNGVHIPTLCYLKEITPIGACRLCLVQVDGAKRLQAACVTYAMDGMKVETDNEYIWTHRKQMLDFILIKHPLDCPVCDKAGECMLQDTAYEFGMMTEKVSSEKPKDPKAHWNKIVYNSNLCVLCERCIKSCHEMTGCSALKMEDRGFYNHVVPAKGDTLNCDFCGTCIDRCPVGALLDTQFHNQARVWDLSETVTASPFSASESDVVYGVLDGKIERGKSVEGAQISSQSRFGFNYIENPSRVKTPLVKSNGEAAPKSWEEVMTVLRDRLAGCKPENTAMLMGSRLTNEAIAAYKALMGAIGSKKIVTEADFTKPVFMKKYKEKFGTFANIRRADDLKKADVIFVIGADLRREAVGLKWRMMNAVIHNDCKLITVGLKKYEYDVFTNKSLLADGGDFGGVFEKIKTDTGESFSDIREYIKDAKKVAFIVGNEYAAACPQPEAVLAFADFIGQEKLSAFLVANDKTNIYGLYAQDLFAGGYSADELIKDLEAKNIKNLFLIGFNNTYTGETAEKLNNALRSPETVVAVDLFNDGTSARANVFLPAKAALEVDGSFVKIGGRLAKVRKVVDTAGEQKSDTEIASMLAGLFKASVPACPEEIYNTMLAGKYGYPEVKFSILDSCLVIKTAPAFNETPFKYEQPKNAEKTVFVNPRHHSGTITAKANFTVRDEFAVQNFHFQQAEETITSESCECAAKGVKLITKKFQ, encoded by the coding sequence ATGGCAGAAATAATCATAAACGGAAATACATACAGCTTTGAAAAAGGCGAATCAGTTCTTGACGTCGCTAACAGGAACGGTGTGCACATACCCACCCTCTGCTACCTCAAGGAAATTACCCCGATCGGAGCGTGCAGGCTCTGCCTTGTTCAGGTGGACGGAGCGAAAAGGCTTCAGGCGGCATGCGTAACCTACGCCATGGACGGAATGAAAGTTGAGACCGACAATGAATACATCTGGACTCACAGAAAGCAGATGCTCGACTTCATCCTGATCAAGCACCCCCTTGACTGCCCCGTGTGCGACAAGGCGGGCGAGTGCATGCTTCAGGATACGGCATACGAATTCGGAATGATGACCGAGAAGGTCTCATCCGAAAAGCCGAAGGATCCTAAAGCGCACTGGAATAAGATTGTTTATAACTCGAACCTCTGCGTTCTCTGCGAGAGATGTATAAAATCCTGCCACGAAATGACAGGATGCAGTGCATTGAAAATGGAGGACAGAGGCTTCTATAACCATGTGGTTCCCGCTAAAGGCGATACTCTCAACTGTGATTTCTGCGGAACCTGTATTGACCGCTGTCCGGTGGGCGCACTGCTCGATACTCAGTTCCACAATCAGGCACGGGTGTGGGATCTCAGTGAAACCGTAACCGCCTCCCCTTTCTCCGCAAGCGAAAGCGATGTTGTGTACGGAGTGCTGGACGGCAAAATCGAAAGAGGCAAATCCGTTGAGGGAGCCCAGATCTCAAGCCAGAGCCGCTTCGGCTTCAACTACATAGAAAATCCCTCAAGGGTGAAAACCCCCCTTGTGAAGTCAAACGGCGAAGCCGCTCCCAAGTCATGGGAAGAGGTTATGACAGTTCTCAGGGACAGGCTAGCCGGCTGCAAGCCGGAAAACACAGCCATGCTCATGGGGTCCCGCCTCACCAACGAAGCAATAGCCGCCTACAAAGCGCTCATGGGCGCCATAGGCTCCAAAAAAATCGTCACCGAGGCGGACTTCACGAAGCCCGTTTTTATGAAAAAATATAAAGAAAAGTTCGGCACCTTCGCCAATATCCGCAGAGCGGACGACCTCAAAAAGGCCGACGTGATCTTCGTGATCGGCGCGGATCTCCGCCGTGAGGCGGTTGGTCTCAAGTGGAGAATGATGAACGCAGTCATCCACAACGACTGCAAGCTCATAACTGTCGGCTTGAAGAAGTATGAATACGATGTTTTCACAAACAAATCGCTCCTTGCCGACGGCGGCGACTTCGGCGGCGTTTTTGAGAAGATCAAGACCGACACAGGGGAAAGCTTCAGTGACATCAGAGAATATATAAAGGACGCAAAAAAAGTCGCCTTCATAGTGGGGAATGAATACGCCGCAGCCTGCCCGCAGCCGGAAGCGGTTCTCGCCTTTGCCGATTTTATAGGACAGGAGAAGCTCAGCGCCTTTCTTGTGGCGAATGACAAAACAAACATCTACGGGCTTTACGCTCAGGATCTTTTCGCTGGCGGATACTCAGCGGATGAGCTGATAAAGGATCTGGAAGCGAAAAATATAAAAAACCTGTTCCTCATAGGCTTCAACAACACCTACACAGGCGAAACGGCGGAGAAGCTGAACAATGCTCTGCGCTCCCCTGAAACGGTTGTTGCGGTTGACCTTTTCAATGACGGTACTTCGGCGCGGGCAAATGTCTTCCTCCCTGCTAAAGCCGCTCTTGAGGTCGACGGCTCATTCGTAAAAATCGGCGGAAGGCTGGCAAAAGTCCGCAAAGTCGTGGACACGGCGGGCGAACAGAAGTCAGACACAGAAATAGCCTCCATGCTGGCGGGGCTCTTCAAGGCATCCGTACCCGCATGCCCGGAGGAGATCTACAACACCATGCTTGCCGGCAAATACGGCTATCCGGAAGTAAAATTCAGCATACTTGACAGCTGCCTCGTAATCAAAACCGCTCCGGCGTTCAATGAAACTCCATTTAAATATGAGCAGCCGAAAAATGCGGAGAAGACTGTCTTCGTCAACCCCAGACATCACAGCGGCACCATAACCGCCAAAGCGAATTTTACGGTAAGAGACGAATTCGCTGTGCAGAACTTCCATTTTCAGCAGGCGGAAGAAACAATCACCTCCGAAAGCTGCGAATGTGCGGCAAAAGGTGTTAAGCTGATCACAAAGAAATTTCAGTAA
- the nikR gene encoding nickel-responsive transcriptional regulator NikR: MAEIARFGVSLDKDLLSEFDRKIAEEGYETRSKAVGDLLKEYVIEKEFASGGNVAGAVTILYDHHNRDLLSSLMDIQHDYHDSVISIQHIHLDHDNCLEILAVRGNGNSIKKLYSSLKTMKGVKHTSINITGTK, encoded by the coding sequence ATGGCTGAGATAGCTAGGTTCGGTGTTTCCCTTGATAAAGATCTTCTCTCTGAGTTCGACCGCAAAATAGCCGAAGAAGGGTACGAGACAAGATCGAAGGCTGTGGGTGATCTGCTTAAGGAATACGTGATAGAAAAGGAATTTGCCTCAGGCGGCAATGTCGCAGGCGCAGTGACTATTCTGTACGACCATCATAACAGGGATCTTCTTTCTTCTCTCATGGATATTCAGCACGATTATCACGATTCCGTGATCTCCATCCAGCATATACATCTTGATCATGACAACTGCCTTGAGATCCTCGCAGTGAGAGGCAACGGCAACAGCATCAAGAAGCTTTACAGCTCGCTCAAGACGATGAAGGGTGTAAAGCACACCAGTATTAATATTACCGGAACTAAATAG
- a CDS encoding FAD-dependent oxidoreductase, with the protein MPQVCYGFWKNAKFDNRGKPASEWSESPFKTSEAYEGKPLKALVNWDGFLVFDETADILAILANYMNEISSQGCCGRCFPGRVGTRLLAEQLMKIRSGCTDKFELDKAYEIAQSIHLSAKCTVAPTASIPVMRFIENFADQVKASVVPAETAYYKHITAPCTAGCPANVQIPEFIEQIKDHRFLDALSIIRETMPLAGVCGRVCPHPCELNCRRGLVDKDPVSIMVLKRAPWDYEYYQEKAPILPPKAPAKDKKIGIVGAGPAGLTAAYYLALMGYECKIYEWMQEPGGMVALGIPDYREPRHLLRREVDIIKSLGVEIEYGRKLGDDLSLQYLKKNYDAVLLTIGAWKSRDMGIEGEKEGFTGIHESGILFLREQATGKDTGVKGKKIVVVGGGNTAIDCVRVALREGAADVNLVYRRSRDEMPAEDYEIVDAMEEGINFHFLCNPTKIIAEDNVVTGVECVRMELGEPDESGRRRPQPVKDSEFIIDCDVIIPAIGQFTDLTFLKEEDGLEVTKWSTFKVADDLYVTSDPQIFSAGDCEWGPMTVVKAIGAARWSSIMIDRYLTEGKPYLKPEEILQLDLQKNKVFDKKEDVKEQECPTIKRVHQHKLTGEERKSNYEEVEKPYTDKQAYDEATRCLRCVRMAMVALENKGEGE; encoded by the coding sequence ATGCCACAAGTTTGCTACGGATTCTGGAAAAACGCCAAATTCGATAACAGAGGCAAACCCGCATCAGAGTGGAGCGAATCACCGTTCAAAACCTCTGAAGCATATGAAGGAAAGCCTCTGAAAGCCCTTGTTAACTGGGACGGGTTCCTTGTTTTTGATGAAACAGCAGATATTCTTGCCATTCTTGCTAACTATATGAACGAGATAAGCTCGCAGGGCTGTTGCGGACGATGTTTCCCCGGCAGGGTGGGCACAAGACTGCTTGCCGAACAGCTGATGAAGATCCGCTCCGGCTGCACAGACAAGTTCGAGCTGGACAAGGCTTACGAAATTGCGCAGTCTATCCACCTTTCCGCAAAATGCACTGTAGCACCAACGGCTTCTATCCCCGTTATGCGTTTCATAGAAAACTTCGCAGATCAGGTTAAGGCAAGTGTTGTCCCCGCCGAAACAGCGTATTATAAACACATAACCGCACCCTGCACCGCAGGCTGCCCCGCTAATGTTCAGATTCCCGAATTTATCGAGCAGATAAAAGATCACCGTTTCCTTGACGCGCTCTCCATAATACGTGAGACAATGCCCCTCGCCGGAGTATGCGGAAGGGTCTGCCCTCATCCCTGTGAGCTTAACTGCCGCAGAGGGCTTGTGGATAAAGACCCCGTGAGCATAATGGTGCTTAAACGCGCTCCGTGGGATTACGAATATTATCAGGAAAAAGCGCCTATTCTTCCCCCTAAGGCTCCCGCCAAGGACAAGAAGATCGGCATAGTCGGCGCGGGTCCCGCGGGGCTCACGGCGGCTTATTACCTCGCCCTAATGGGGTACGAGTGCAAAATATACGAATGGATGCAGGAACCGGGCGGAATGGTTGCCCTCGGAATCCCCGATTACAGAGAGCCCAGACACCTTCTCCGCAGAGAGGTTGACATTATAAAATCCCTAGGTGTTGAGATAGAATACGGGCGAAAGCTCGGTGATGACCTCAGCCTTCAGTATCTTAAGAAGAATTACGACGCGGTTCTGCTCACCATCGGCGCATGGAAAAGCAGAGACATGGGAATAGAGGGCGAAAAGGAAGGCTTCACAGGCATCCACGAATCGGGCATACTTTTCCTTCGTGAACAGGCAACAGGCAAGGATACGGGCGTTAAGGGCAAGAAGATTGTGGTTGTCGGCGGCGGAAACACCGCTATAGACTGCGTGCGTGTTGCCCTGCGTGAAGGCGCCGCGGATGTAAACCTTGTTTACCGACGCTCCAGAGACGAAATGCCCGCTGAAGACTACGAAATAGTTGACGCCATGGAGGAGGGAATTAACTTCCACTTCCTCTGCAACCCCACAAAAATAATCGCTGAAGACAATGTGGTCACAGGCGTTGAGTGTGTGCGCATGGAGCTCGGAGAACCCGATGAATCCGGCAGACGCAGACCCCAGCCAGTCAAGGACTCCGAATTTATAATAGACTGCGATGTGATAATCCCCGCCATAGGTCAGTTCACAGACCTCACCTTCCTCAAAGAGGAGGACGGACTTGAGGTGACAAAGTGGAGCACCTTCAAAGTTGCGGACGACCTTTACGTAACCAGCGATCCGCAGATTTTCTCCGCAGGGGACTGCGAGTGGGGACCCATGACCGTGGTCAAGGCAATAGGCGCGGCACGCTGGTCAAGCATCATGATCGACCGCTACCTCACCGAAGGCAAGCCCTATCTTAAGCCGGAGGAGATACTCCAGCTTGATCTCCAGAAGAACAAAGTCTTCGACAAAAAGGAAGACGTGAAGGAACAGGAATGCCCCACTATCAAGCGTGTGCATCAGCATAAGCTCACAGGTGAGGAAAGAAAAAGCAACTACGAAGAGGTTGAAAAACCCTATACCGATAAACAGGCATACGACGAGGCGACCCGCTGTCTGAGATGCGTGCGCATGGCTATGGTAGCCCTTGAAAATAAAGGGGAAGGGGAGTAA